In one Rugosibacter aromaticivorans genomic region, the following are encoded:
- a CDS encoding alpha-ketoacid dehydrogenase subunit beta, which translates to MTRINELPVTEEMNLVTAVTHTLRQEMQRDPSVRVMGYDIGPIGGVFRATEGLFDEFGPDRVIDTPLSENGLLGVAVGMAIRGERPVIEMQFLGFMYNAWGQFIYNLANLHQKTGGAMKVPVTIRATFGGGIKPLPFHSESTEAYLMHTPGVRVVCPSTPAQTKGLLAAAIRSDDPVIFLEHTKMYRAFREPVPVADYTLPLDKCRVVQEGSDLTLIAWGNMLHYAIAAAADVAAKGNASIEIIDMCSLAPLDVAPVLASVKKTGRCVIVHEARRTAGPGAEISALINEYALEYLKAPVKRVTAFDVFFPENQIEDAYLPSSQRIKAGIDAVLSYQF; encoded by the coding sequence ATGACGCGCATCAATGAACTGCCAGTAACGGAAGAAATGAATCTGGTGACGGCGGTAACGCATACGCTGCGCCAGGAAATGCAGCGTGACCCGAGCGTGCGCGTGATGGGTTACGACATCGGCCCGATTGGCGGCGTGTTTCGCGCCACCGAAGGCTTGTTTGACGAGTTCGGCCCCGACCGTGTGATTGATACGCCGCTGTCTGAAAACGGGCTGCTGGGCGTGGCGGTGGGCATGGCCATACGTGGCGAGCGGCCGGTGATCGAGATGCAGTTTTTGGGCTTCATGTACAACGCCTGGGGCCAGTTCATTTACAACCTGGCCAACCTGCACCAGAAAACCGGTGGCGCGATGAAAGTGCCGGTAACCATCCGCGCAACCTTCGGTGGCGGCATCAAGCCCTTGCCGTTTCATTCGGAATCCACCGAGGCGTATTTGATGCACACGCCGGGTGTGCGCGTGGTGTGCCCGAGCACGCCAGCGCAGACCAAAGGCTTGTTGGCAGCGGCGATTCGCAGCGACGATCCGGTGATATTTTTAGAGCACACCAAAATGTATCGTGCGTTTCGCGAGCCGGTACCGGTGGCGGATTACACCCTGCCGCTGGATAAATGCCGTGTGGTGCAAGAGGGCAGTGATCTGACGCTGATCGCCTGGGGCAACATGCTGCACTATGCCATCGCGGCGGCGGCAGACGTGGCGGCCAAGGGCAATGCGAGCATCGAAATTATTGATATGTGCAGCCTGGCGCCGCTGGATGTGGCACCGGTTTTGGCGTCGGTGAAAAAGACCGGCCGCTGTGTGATTGTGCATGAAGCGCGGCGCACCGCCGGGCCGGGTGCGGAAATCTCGGCGCTGATTAACGAATATGCGCTGGAATATTTGAAAGCGCCGGTCAAACGCGTGACGGCGTTCGATGTGTTCTTTCCCGAAAATCAAATAGAAGACGCCTACCTGCCCAGCTCGCAGCGCATCAAGGCGGGTATTGATGCTGTGTTGAGTTACCAGTTTTGA